A single region of the Podospora pseudopauciseta strain CBS 411.78 chromosome 1, whole genome shotgun sequence genome encodes:
- the DNM1 gene encoding Dynamin-related GTPase protein (EggNog:ENOG503NU71; COG:U) has product MAALGDDLLATVNKLQDLVFNTIGNDSLDLPQIVVVGSQSAGKSSVLENIVGRDFLPRGSGIVTRRPLILQLINVPSEDEAEDPLAASYRNPNQALRNEWAEFHHIPNRRFTDFGDVKREIENETARVAGSNKGINRQPINLKIYSPHVLNLTLVDLPGLTKVPIGDQPTDIEKQTRNLISEYIAKPNSIILAVSPANVDIVNSEALKLARHVDALGRRTIGVLTKVDLMDHGTNALDILSGRVYPLKLGWIGVVNRSQQDIQGNKPMEEALKSEMEFFRHHPAYRNIATRCGTQFLAKTLNTTLMAHIRDRLPDIKARLNTLMGQTQQELASYGDMHFSGKEHRGSLILTQMTRFATSFISSIDGTSTEISTKELCGGARIYYIFNSVFGSSLESIDPTSNLSAHDIRTAIRNSTGPRPSLFVPEMAFDLLVKPQIKLLESPSQRCVELVYEELIKICHTCGSNELSRFPRLQAKLIEVVSDLLRERLGPASTYVESLISIQRAYINTNHPNFLGAAAAMSHVVSNKQERERKRLIQEERERRERRRLKELGANGADTPAEEEEDKGTPEKESVAIRKSAAKNVRSLSPAVRESASGGLAAALNGGRSDSPARLNGQGLGNAKDSFLNYFFGKDGAIVPGAPPPHSQMGRHINQMSEPTFSQSMRRQEEKPMRSPMMPLRSDDNLDFTSKTTETADSSSDPAMTDREAMEAELIRALISSYFNIVRESIADQVPKAIMHLLVNHCKDVVQNRLVSELYKESMFEELLYEDDAVKKEREKCEKLLQTYREAAKIIGEVV; this is encoded by the exons ATGGCCGCTCTCGGCGACGACCTGTTGGCGACTGTGAACAAGTTGCAGGACCTGGTCTTCAACACCATTGGAAATGACTCTCTCGATCTGCCCCAGATT GTTGTCGTCGGCTCACAATCTGCGGGAAAATCCTCTGTGCTCGAAAACATCGTTGGGCGAGACTTCCTTCCCAGAGGCAGTGGCATTGTGACCCGCAGGCCCCTGATTCTGCAGCTGATCAACGTCCccagcgaggatgaggccgAGGACCCCCTTGCCGCTAGCTACCGGAATCCCAACCAAGCTCTCCGGAATGAGTGGGCAGAGTTCCACCATATTCCCAACCGGAGGTTTACCGACTTTGGGGATGTGAAGCGGGAAATTGAAAATGAGACGGCGAGAGTTGCAGGAAGCAACAAGGGGATCAACCGCCAGCCCATCAACCTGAAAATCTACTCTCCTCACGTCCTGAACCTCACGCTCGTTGACTTGCCAGGACTGACAAAG GTTCCCATCGGCGATCAACCTACCGACATTGAGAAGCAGACTCGAAACCTCATCTCAGAGTACATTGCTAAGCCAAACAGCATTATTTTGGCCGTGTCCCCAGCAAACGTTGACATTGTCAACTCGGAGGCTCTAAAGCTTGCAAGGCATGTCGACGCCCTCGGGAGGAGAACGATTGGCGTTCTTACCAAGGTCGATTTGATGGACCACGGCACAAATGCGCTTGATATTCTTTCCGGCCGTGTGTATCCTTTGAAGCTGGGCTGGATCGGAGTCGTCAATCGGTCGCAGCAAGACATCCAAGGTAACAAGCCTATGGAGGAGGCATTGAAGTCAGAGATGGAATTTTTCAGGCACCATCCCGCATATCGGAACATTGCGACCCGCTGCGGCACCCAATTTCTGGCCAAAACTCTTAACACGACCCTCATGGCACACATCCGCGACAGGCTTCCCGACATCAAGGCTCGCCTCAACACTCTTATGGGACAGACTCAACAGGAGCTCGCCAGTTATGGAGACATGCATTTCAGCGGCAAAGAGCATCGAGGCTCGCTCATCTTGACCCAGATGACACGCTTTGCGACATCGTTCATATCCTCCATTGATGGTACTTCTACCGAAATTTCGACCAAGGAGCTCTGTGGTGGCGCCCGTATCTATTACATATTTAACTCGGTGTTTGGAAGCTCACTGGAATCGATTGACCCCACGTCGAATCTTTCTGCGCACGACATTCGGACGGCGATCCGCAACTCTACCGGCCCTCGGCCCAGCCTGTTTGTCCCTGAAATGGCCTTTGACCTGCTTGTGAAGCCGCAGATCAAGCTTCTCGAATCCCCAAGTCAACGATGCGTTGAGCTCGTTTACGAGGAGCTCATCAAGATCTGCCACACATGTGGATCCAACGAGCTTTCCCGCTTCCCCAGGCTTCAAGCTAAACTGATTGAGGTTGTGTCTGACCTTCTCCGGGAGAGGCTCGGCCCGGCATCGACATATGTAGAGTCTCTGATTTCCATTCAGCGAGCGTACATCAACACGAACCACCCCAACTTCCTTGGCGCCGCCGCGGCCATGAGTCACGTTGTTAGCAACAAGCAAGAGCGGGAGAGAAAGCGCCTGATTCAAGAAGAGCGGGAGAGAAGAGAACGGAGGCGGCTAAAGGAGCTCGGCGCCAACGGCGCGGACACTcccgctgaggaggaggaggacaaggggACGCCAGAAAAAGAATCCGTCGCGATACGAAAGTCGGCTGCCAAGAACGTCCGTAGCCTTTCACCTGCGGTACGCGAATCTGCATCAGGCGGTCTTGCTGCTGCGCTTAACGGAGGTCGCTCGGACTCTCCTGCCCGGTTGAACGGACAAGGGTTAGGCAACGCGAAAGATTCGTTCCTTAACTACTTCTTTGGTAAGGATGGCGCCATTGTGCCGGGagcaccacctcctcactcACAAATGGGCCGCCATATCAACCAAATGTCGGAGCCTACCTTTAGCCAGAGCATGAGGCGGCAAGAAGAGAAGCCGATGCGATCTCCCATGATGCCGCTCAGAAGTGACGATAATCTCGACTTTACGTCCAAGACCACCGAAACT GCCGATAGTAGCAGCGATCCAGCCATGACGGACCGCGAAGCTATGGAAGCGGAGCTTATTCGGGCGCTAATCAGCTCCTATTTTAACATTGTTCGTGAGAGCATTGCGGACCAGGTGCCCAAAGCCATCATGCACTTGCTCGTTAACCACTGCAAGGACGTGGTTCAGAACCGACTGGTGAGCGAGCTGTACAAGGAGTCGATGTTCGAAGAGCTCCTATACGAGGATGATgccgtcaagaaggagcGTGAGAAGTGCGAGAAGCTGCTCCAGACCTACCGcgaggcggccaagatcATCGGCGAAGTCGTATAG
- a CDS encoding hypothetical protein (COG:S; EggNog:ENOG503NU1S), translated as MASDGLHGAGHPMASRGPELPNAEAPVLTRKRKSSGLEAKSDASTEVSSQETNKKVKVDNDCAERKSVAVPIPVDRSALPPEIWHRIFTFCPPRSLGNLLSVNKLFNLYLDPSSKVSKGAPASSSSGAVAQIKANSIWQVSRRLFWPYMPSPLRSKTELEMWRLACSHRCHYCGKLDPRKQTTMLDPHLRGPGENGVATIWPFETCMCAACLLKHTIKELDLDLSPTIPSSVVPALSFVYLTSDFQVLPATTFEQGQLPVETQVTKRFLSSEVQALERELLEVREMGPGTVTEWLKGLPARGSGIRQEVLKWEKWESLGGLAKMCSQLYPGYVKDVVSTLPASTTHAPSSDSSSSMLPNQPSSAATRQQFPHIRHERTAAEVAELKAARRAEIERRALFLEPPLGPNVLRHIPSFQAAMQIPHPPFDDKAWEVLKPRLLAQRADAEQRERENAAAIQAKQDSHFETTLASTKEARDLIDKAWEDQQGPLRERIAGYADEIIRDGWNNGKVTKETCARFAVEALGYVRKRFYAEIAKDVDAARSAGQTPPVDPPEGPFTQKLTLENMKWIFDTKIKPITERYHKELFYCNGCEGITKTFGFEGVIQHFAAKHTSALSSGNIVVYWRAEWPEHPPFAAEIRQVRHHPFFAPTQPVFPATGPSSFPVGHSYPPAPLAPNHLPTYPPGPYGYGNSAYNDLYQPPPPPPPPYPLQPHQIVPSYPSQPRYEHHQSYPAPSDPYPPYQPPVGQYPPGPASATDPSHHYPQQPPQGNPYDHGYPPYPIAHPYLPSATPHPDMHRAKLEDIARNSREVWQELGNIRGLPGSVRVFVTIHHLVKRFHSKFYEPPALAIFIEGLSNNKDMRPVRNVNDLICKACHLGLGNAATVEQGRKSFSLPQLTNHFQSKHVKPLQSAHAPPMDWALDMVLLPELAPISNLHSAMSEVQKRLIVEALPGIFEQQGPKLVPADVYYGQPASSSSVYPAAQEVHSALRTKSPQVSSAGAYGNTAPSYSHSGNLSNDVPAITTPTAASEKASGHPSEGGGHASQGSRPANRRQNGLQNGKKASGKNKRKRNQDGNPSGGRRAGRQFRRDESSTRRRSTSDNPDTSSSNRVDRAPVSITSFGGSSGQDRTTVGKDATDLLAALESHLTQAPRGPVYHKNGTAPAAGETLHNAAQPHARQSGDEDQHRYFELSTRQRISVDKRVEQQSSYHSRIEVERPDHRYPKTSDAIRPSGYAAPEERYYTRYDRPSSVLPAEPERGSGLRLLREESDYPRYRDGPRRPINPADEIVEIVHVIEGERSYYIERPVRREPQTRYVFEGRIVPHREPVDRFAEGGGYEAGYASAARPAGSASEMNMARRFSMTPEGRRRTDGGVTVNSSADLEEYDPRFPAA; from the exons ATGGCCTCGGATGGTTTACATGGAGCTGGCCATCCAATGGCTTCTCGAGGCCCGGAGCTCCCAAACGCTGAGGCGCCCGTGTTGACAAGGAAACGCAAGTCATCTGGGCTCGAAGCAAAGTCGGATGCATCTACGGAAGTTTCATCTCAAGAGACgaacaagaaggtcaaggtgGACAATGACTGCGCCGAAAGGAAATCTGTTGCGGTGCCCATACCGGTGGATCGGTCTGCTCTTCCCCCAGAGATTTGGCATCGGATATTTACCTTCTGTCCGCCAAGGTCATTGGGTAACTTGTTGTCTGTCAACAAACTCTTCAACCTATATCTTGACCCAAGTTCGAAGGTTAGCAAAGGCGCTCCCGCTTCTAGCAGCAGCGGTGCTGTTGCACAAATCAAGGCCAACAGTATCTGGCAGGTTTCCAGACGGCTCTTTTGGCCTTATATGCCCTCCCCATTGCGCTCCAAGACAGAACTCGAGATGTGGCGGCTTGCTTGCTCTCATAGGTGTCATTACTGTGGAAAACTGGATCCGCGGAAACAGACTACCATGCTTGATCCTCATCTTCGAGGTCCCGGAGAAAACGGGGTAGCTACCATCTGGCCATTTGAGACTTGTATGTGTGCAGCGTGTCTCTTGAAGCACACCATCAAG GAACTCGATTTAGATCTCTCACCCACTATCCCTTCCTCAGTTGTACCCGCGCTCTCTTTCGTGTACCTCACAAGCGACTTTCAGGTCCTCCCGGCTACTACTTTTGAACAAGGTCAGCTTCCTGTCGAAACACAGGTCACCAAACGGTTCCTTTCCTCCGAGGTTCAAGCACTGGAACGTGAACTTCTAGAGGTCAGAGAAATGGGCCCGGGGACGGTGACAGAATGGTTGAAGGGACTTCCAGCGCGCGGTAGCGGCATCCGACAAGAAGTCTTGAAGTGGGAGAAATGGGAAAGTCTCGGTGGGCTTGCAAAAATGTGCTCGCAGCTTTACCCTGGCTACGTGAAAGACGTTGTGAGCACTCTGCCTGCCTCCACGACGCACGCGCCATCTTCTGATTCTTCATCTTCGATGCTGCCAAATCAACCATCATCGGCTGCCACCCGCCAGCAGTTTCCTCATATCCGTCATGAACGCACCGCggctgaggttgctgagcTCAAGGCAGCGCGGAGAGCCGAGATTGAGCGACGTGCGCTGTTTCTTGAGCCCCCCTTGGGCCCAAACGTACTCCGGCACATCCCATCATTCCAAGCAGCTATGCAgattcctcatcctccttttGACGATAAAGCCTGGGAAGTCCTCAAGCCGCGACTCTTGGCTCAACGAGCTGACGCTGAACAGCGAGAACGAGAGAACGCAGCCGCCATTCAGGCCAAGCAAGACTCTCATTTTGAAACGACTCTTGCTAGCACAAAAGAAGCCCGGGATCTGATTGACAAGGCTTGGGAAGATCAACAAGGGCCTCTTCGAGAACGCATCGCCGGTTACGCAGATGAGATAATCAGAGACGGGTGGAACAATGGCAAGGTCACCAAGGAAACATGTGCCAGGTTTGCGGTTGAGGCACTTGGCTACGTGCGTAAACGATTCTACGCTGAAATTGCCAAGGATGTCGATGCTGCAAGGTCTGCCGGTCAAACACCGCCCGTTGATCCTCCAGAGGGTCCCTTCACGCAGAAGCTCACGTTGGAGAATATGAAATGGATTTTCGATACGAAAATCAAGCCCATCACAGAACGCTACCACAAGGAACTGTTTTATTGCAATGGCTGCGAGGGGATCACCAAGACATTCGGGTTTGAAGGTGTTATACAACATTTCGCCGCAAAGCACACAAGCGCTCTCAGTTCGGGCAACATCGTTGTCTACTGGAGAGCAGAATGGCCGGAACATCCTCCATTTGCGGCAGAGATCCGACAGGTTCGCCATCATCCTTTCTTTGCGCCCACCCAACCTGTTTTCCCCGCCACCGGTCCTTCATCGTTCCCAGTCGGTCACAGCTACCCTCCAGCACCACTTGCACCTAATCATTTGCCAACATACCCACCGGGCCCATATGGGTATGGAAATTCAGCCTACAATGACCTTTATcagccgccaccgccgccgccgccgccgtacCCCTTACAGCCACATCAGATCGTGCCTTCCTATCCGTCTCAGCCTAGATATGAGCACCACCAGTCTTACCCAGCGCCATCTGATCCATACCCGCCTTACCAGCCGCCTGTGGGTCAATACCCCCCAGGCCCTGCTTCAGCTACCGATCCGTCTCATCATTACCCGCAACAGCCTCCCCAAGGCAACCCTTACGACCATGGTTACCCACCATATCCAATCGCCCATCcttaccttccttcggcaaCACCACACCCCGATATGCACAGAGCAAAACTTGAGGATATAGCCCGGAATTCGCGGGAGGTCTGGCAAGAACTGGGCAACATACGAGGACTTCCTGGCAGTGTACGCGTCTTTGTGACAATTCATCATTTGGTCAAGAGATTCCACTCTAAATTTTACGAACCGCCCGCGCTCGCGATTTTTATCGAGGGGCTCTCGAACAACAAAGACATGCGTCCTGTTCGAAACGTGAACGACCTGATCTGCAAGGCTTGTCATCTTGGACTTGGTAACGCTGCCACGGTAGAGCAAGGCAGAAAGAGCTTCTCGTTGCCCCAGCTAACAAATCACTTCCAATCCAAGCACGTCAAGCCTTTGCAGAGTGCGCATGCGCCTCCTATGGATTGGGCGTTGGACATGGTGCTCTTACCGGAGCTAGCCCCGATATCGAATCTTCACTCTGCAATGTCAGAGGTGCAAAAGCGACTGATAGTCGAAGCTTTGCCAGGGATCTTTGAACAGCAGGGTCCGAAGCTTGTGCCTGCCGATGTTTATTACGGACAGCCAGCAAGTTCCTCTTCTGTGTATCCGGCCGCCCAGGAAGTCCACAGTGCCTTGCGGACCAAGTCACCACAGGTCTCGTCGGCTGGTGCATATGGTAACACGGCCCCGTCTTATAGTCATTCCGGAAATCTCTCCAATGATGTTCCAGCTATCACAACCCCTACTGCAGCGTCTGAAAAAGCCTCGGGGCATCCCAGTGAGGGTGGCGGGCACGCCTCACAGGGATCTCGACCTGCCAACCGACGCCAAAACGGGCTTCAAAATGGAAAGAAAGCATCTGGCAAGAACAAGCGCAAGAGAAACCAGGACGGGAATCCTTCTGGTGGGCGCAGGGCCGGGAGGCAGTTTAGAAGGGATGAGTCCAGTACCCGGCGCAGAAGCACCAGCGATAATCCTGACACTTCCTCGTCGAACAGAGTGGACAGAGCTCCAGTATCGATTACTTCTTTTGGAGGCTCGTCAGGCCAGGATCGCACCACGGTGGGCAAAGATGCTACCGACCTTTTAGCGGCTTTAGAGTCACATCTCACCCAGGCGCCGCGTGGGCCCGTGTATCACAAGAATGGGACTGCTCCCGCAGCTGGGGAAACTCTTCATAACGCCGCGCAGCCCCATGCCAGGCAGAGTGGGGATGAAGATCAGCATCGCTATTTCGAGCTATCCACTCGGCAGAGGATCTCAGTTGATAAGCGGGTGGAACAGCAGTCCTCTTATCATTCAAGAATAGAAGTCGAACGGCCTGATCACCGCTACCCAAAAACTTCGGACGCAATCAGACCTTCCGGGTACGCCGCGCCTGAGGAGAGATACTACACCCGGTATGATCGGCCCTCTTCTGTCTTACCCGCGGAGCCGGAGCGAGGCAGTGGGCTGAggctgttgagggaggagtctGACTATCCGAGATACCGCGACGGGCCGCGCAGACCGATTAACCCGGCTGATGAGATTGTTGAAATCGTACACGTTATCGAGGGAGAGCGTTCATATTATATTGAACGACCGGTTCGGCGTGAGCCCCAGACACGCTACGTGTTTGAAGGGCGAATAGTTCCTCATCGTGAGCCAGTTGACCGCTTTGCTGAAGGTGGTGGGTATGAGGCCGGGTACGCATCGGCCGCTCGGCCTGCAGGATCGGCTTCAGAGATGAATATGGCTAGAAGATTCAGCATGACACCAGAAGGGAGACGGAGGACGGACGGAGGAGTTACGGTCAATAGTTCAGCAGACCTAGAGGAGTATGATCCTCGGTTTCCGGCGGCCTAG